A window of Mesoplasma chauliocola contains these coding sequences:
- the ligA gene encoding NAD-dependent DNA ligase LigA, with product MNKEKAAILIDELRKKLNEWAKEYYVLDNPSVDDAEYDKAIHELINLENQFPELITLDSITQKVGGSISDKFEKYTHKYPMLSLGDIFSWEEFLNFNKQVAKITDTENNEYTAELKIDGLSISLIYKDGILQNAVTRGDGKVGENVTNNVRTIKSIPLSIPTKDELEIRGEVFLSKTEFSKINEERLLNGEQLFANPRNAAAGTLRQLDSQIAASRNLDGYLYYYFNEANPINTQMESITQIKELGLKVNPETRICKTLDDVKEYIDYYTKKRNDLDYEIDGIVFKLNDKRLQEEVGYTAKTPKWAIAYKFPAEVKETQLLDIFPSVGRTGKITYNAKLKPVQIAGTTVSAATLNNAEYIIAKDLRINATVKVKKAGDIIPEVISAVKDKNYDSLAKWEKSERCPACDQKLEKTNSEVDQFCVSFNCPAQILRSLEHFASRGAANIVGLGGQTIKKLFEEKLITSIADIFKIEEHKEEIINFEKFGEKSFINLLSSIQSAKQNSFEKTLFGLGIRHVGSKTALTLAQIYKNIDNLKNASFEELNAIDSLGEVLATSIVDWFKIESNLQLIEQLKFFGVNFEYSGQAKNTESPISDKTFVITGTLTSSRDYYKDIIELNNGKVIGSVSKKTNYVLAGENAGSKLSKAEELNIRVINEEEFFEILKGE from the coding sequence ATGAATAAGGAAAAAGCAGCAATTTTAATTGATGAATTACGAAAAAAACTTAATGAATGAGCTAAAGAGTATTATGTTCTTGATAACCCTAGTGTTGATGATGCAGAATACGATAAAGCAATTCACGAATTAATTAATTTGGAAAATCAATTTCCTGAATTAATAACACTTGATTCAATTACTCAAAAAGTTGGAGGATCAATTAGCGATAAATTTGAAAAATATACTCATAAATACCCTATGCTAAGCCTTGGTGACATATTTAGTTGAGAAGAATTTTTAAATTTTAATAAACAAGTAGCAAAAATAACTGATACTGAAAATAATGAATACACAGCTGAACTAAAAATTGATGGACTATCAATTTCATTAATATATAAAGATGGTATTTTACAAAATGCTGTAACACGTGGTGATGGTAAAGTTGGTGAGAATGTTACAAATAATGTTAGAACAATTAAATCAATCCCTCTTTCAATTCCTACAAAGGATGAGTTAGAAATTAGGGGAGAAGTTTTTTTATCTAAAACTGAATTTTCTAAAATTAATGAAGAAAGATTATTGAACGGTGAACAGTTATTTGCAAATCCTAGAAATGCAGCAGCAGGAACTCTTCGACAATTAGATTCACAAATAGCTGCAAGTAGAAATCTAGATGGATATTTATACTATTACTTTAACGAAGCAAATCCTATTAATACTCAAATGGAATCAATTACACAAATTAAAGAATTAGGTTTAAAAGTTAATCCAGAAACAAGAATTTGTAAAACTTTAGATGATGTAAAAGAATATATTGACTATTACACAAAAAAAAGAAATGATTTAGATTATGAAATTGATGGTATTGTATTTAAATTAAATGATAAGAGATTGCAAGAAGAAGTTGGATATACAGCAAAAACACCTAAATGAGCTATAGCTTATAAGTTTCCAGCAGAAGTTAAAGAAACACAATTATTAGACATATTCCCTTCAGTTGGAAGAACAGGTAAAATTACTTATAACGCAAAATTAAAACCCGTACAAATTGCAGGAACAACTGTTTCTGCTGCTACATTAAATAATGCAGAATACATTATTGCAAAGGATTTAAGAATTAATGCAACTGTTAAGGTTAAAAAAGCAGGAGATATTATTCCTGAAGTAATTTCTGCAGTTAAAGACAAAAATTATGATAGTTTAGCTAAGTGAGAAAAATCAGAAAGATGCCCTGCATGTGATCAAAAATTAGAGAAAACTAATTCAGAAGTAGATCAATTTTGTGTAAGCTTCAATTGCCCTGCTCAAATATTGAGAAGTTTAGAACACTTTGCAAGTAGGGGTGCCGCTAATATTGTAGGCCTTGGTGGTCAAACTATTAAAAAACTATTTGAAGAAAAATTGATTACAAGCATCGCGGATATATTCAAAATTGAAGAGCACAAAGAAGAAATAATAAACTTTGAAAAATTTGGTGAAAAGAGTTTTATAAACTTATTAAGTTCAATACAAAGTGCAAAACAAAATTCATTTGAAAAGACTTTATTTGGTCTAGGGATTAGACATGTTGGTTCTAAAACTGCTTTAACTTTAGCTCAAATTTATAAGAATATAGATAATTTAAAAAATGCAAGTTTTGAAGAATTGAACGCAATAGATTCATTAGGTGAAGTATTGGCAACTTCAATAGTTGATTGATTCAAAATTGAGTCTAACTTACAATTAATTGAACAATTGAAATTTTTTGGTGTTAATTTTGAATATTCAGGCCAAGCAAAAAATACAGAATCACCAATAAGTGATAAAACATTTGTCATTACTGGGACTTTAACAAGTTCAAGGGATTATTATAAGGATATAATTGAATTAAATAATGGTAAGGTTATTGGTTCAGTTTCAAAGAAAACAAATTATGTTTTAGCTGGTGAAAATGCAGGAAGTAAATTATCAAAGGCAGAAGAATTAAATATCAGAGTGATTAATGAAGAAGAATTTTTTGAAATTTTAAAAGGAGAATAA
- a CDS encoding ABC transporter permease has translation MHFKKIRLMLKNSFKNATKSKTQLIGVTVLAFLLSLVLTLVISMNVRVLDKYQEMNIESRVHDAVIDLNPYDKVATGESANTSEAPKNLVAAQQYWLYKLQEKYYEESSELQFQWTRTEAREFSQVKQNDNNLTIKAITKTTQNNQFNNEGVDKLVIFEGQDIKTRHQVVIDPNYAKQNGIQIGDVIRIQADNLGNTLLVRDSANPTLKSDIAEIEKTKTEIDAAEGIYNKFYSNYQWFQVVGFGGSADFMTPIFNASTVLPSRSKEAMIYVSPESFGLNYNDSLNLYEYNLNSNGNLTVSSNVEIESFYSIKFTEQSKSITPDIEQFETDFRELIRRNSNSKIVYAKGDSNYRFNKRIDLIEKTIKTYTISAFVIFILILFVVLYTISLITKKQIENSSKQLGTLKALGYRKRILVYNFIMLPFITSTIGGFLGYILCVSLSNTLTNEFAGYFSLNYSSFDFDWISLVSMILIMWFILTTISFFIATLLMRKSSLSLISANFNQKHSAFKIWIRKIHIRKTFGSRLRKALLVDALGKMMAIGFVVLLSSSLFTISFAAPDILRRNEKATYNGIKYKQIVEFAEPSYNNPLTFAKTFKPDEKQQEMVFSKEAGGWTSLALRDNGKFDYDQIMSDFFNGDIGEKYYSIFINNLFTPSSESEYSIPTNVELAMANMKLLNLEGGVFDTNYFRQLSKFGIPAAEKNDILANLIGPMIIKQWFDYQNLFNEISVPESEQSIYQKGAAIQTFYAKYSESIGLSITNDFRNSTTSDKDWVEMSQTEKINIFNDSNGMLQKRYLENNLDMLKNLLNDPTVELDFTNYDNFKFTNSEYTGLGEFKIASEHNSENEISDYYLNLNFDQLASENSDESQKIAKEAITDMWKWFTFLFNNRVDQAIIQSAFSRPPYSVKQAIINAFNSDNNNYSMAFNLVSYDSDLESIGTKINAEKNGNNFKIYGIDEDYNRFLDLRDTNNNDLMDKLFSSTEANGIIINQSLAKSLNLKEGQEVDLNVIQNELQDTSYNGEIVPYELSDWDTSSLWSGKGGFKQNSRTNNLGANIIVNKPDSDSSNSINFLTSISSPTEYYSSVLNNETIIGNKITNQTFKVLGIQDGYGLSQAWIKNDDANKILQYDKVQEYLWTNFFSKQWNNQFGYTTLDQFNNKIIIEDKNQEELKIYQKIKDLDLTKNGLNDLDLFKNEFIYHPETQAKKELGELILQIFEKQYPVFNYKYSNKLDIADYNTAMSVSNAYGDYSPTALNGMEAKFSSTYQSFDGSGIGTVEWILPIDISKEMLKEISELILLLIAIAITLILSITFVIILLTTSVIITDNIRFISTMRVLGYHDAYVVKTVIGMYLVVITSMFAVGFAVGWFIFAKVLNIMALNGTVLPLIFPVWLPIVVFLGIVGIYAVAIYAGYKRITKTNSVRILQNSDI, from the coding sequence ATGCATTTTAAAAAAATTAGATTAATGCTGAAAAATTCATTTAAAAATGCTACTAAAAGCAAAACCCAATTGATTGGTGTTACTGTTTTAGCTTTTTTACTTTCTTTAGTTTTAACACTTGTTATCTCAATGAACGTGCGTGTCCTGGATAAATATCAAGAAATGAATATTGAATCAAGAGTTCATGATGCTGTTATTGATTTAAACCCATATGACAAAGTTGCTACAGGAGAATCAGCAAATACTTCAGAAGCACCAAAAAATTTAGTTGCTGCTCAACAATACTGATTATATAAATTACAAGAAAAATATTATGAAGAATCTAGTGAACTTCAATTTCAATGAACAAGAACAGAAGCAAGAGAATTTTCTCAAGTAAAACAAAATGATAATAACTTGACAATTAAAGCTATTACTAAAACAACTCAAAATAATCAGTTTAACAATGAAGGCGTTGATAAATTAGTTATTTTTGAAGGACAAGATATTAAAACTCGTCATCAAGTAGTTATTGATCCAAATTATGCAAAACAAAATGGTATTCAAATTGGTGATGTTATTAGAATTCAAGCTGATAATCTTGGTAATACATTGCTTGTTAGAGACTCAGCCAATCCAACTTTGAAAAGCGATATTGCTGAAATTGAAAAAACTAAAACTGAAATAGATGCCGCTGAAGGTATATATAATAAATTTTATTCAAATTACCAATGATTTCAAGTTGTAGGATTTGGTGGATCAGCAGACTTTATGACACCAATTTTTAATGCTTCAACTGTATTACCAAGTCGCTCAAAAGAAGCTATGATATATGTTAGTCCAGAATCATTCGGATTAAATTATAATGACTCTTTGAATTTATATGAGTATAATCTTAATTCAAATGGAAACTTAACAGTTTCATCTAATGTTGAAATAGAATCATTTTATTCAATTAAATTCACTGAACAAAGCAAATCAATTACACCGGATATAGAACAATTTGAAACAGATTTCAGAGAATTAATTAGAAGAAATTCAAATAGCAAAATTGTTTATGCAAAAGGTGATAGTAATTATAGATTTAACAAAAGAATTGATTTAATTGAAAAAACAATAAAAACTTATACAATATCAGCATTCGTTATTTTCATATTAATTTTATTTGTTGTTCTTTACACAATTTCACTAATAACAAAAAAACAAATTGAAAATTCTTCAAAACAACTTGGAACTTTAAAAGCTCTTGGATACAGAAAAAGAATACTTGTTTATAACTTTATAATGCTTCCGTTCATAACTTCAACTATCGGAGGTTTCCTAGGTTATATTTTATGTGTAAGTTTATCTAATACTTTAACTAATGAATTTGCAGGGTATTTCTCTCTTAATTATTCATCATTTGACTTTGATTGAATATCTCTTGTATCAATGATTTTAATTATGTGATTTATTCTAACTACTATTTCATTTTTTATAGCAACTCTATTAATGAGAAAATCTTCATTAAGTTTAATATCAGCTAACTTCAATCAAAAGCATAGTGCATTTAAAATTTGAATTAGAAAAATTCATATTAGAAAAACATTTGGTTCAAGATTAAGAAAAGCATTGCTTGTTGATGCATTGGGAAAAATGATGGCAATTGGATTTGTAGTATTACTTTCATCAAGCTTATTTACTATTTCTTTTGCAGCACCAGATATTTTGAGAAGAAATGAAAAGGCAACTTATAATGGAATTAAATATAAGCAAATTGTTGAATTTGCAGAGCCTAGTTACAACAATCCACTAACTTTTGCGAAAACATTTAAACCTGATGAAAAACAACAAGAAATGGTTTTTTCAAAAGAAGCTGGTGGATGAACATCTTTAGCATTAAGAGATAATGGAAAATTTGACTATGATCAAATTATGTCTGATTTCTTTAATGGAGATATTGGCGAAAAATATTATTCAATATTTATTAATAATTTATTTACGCCTTCATCAGAATCTGAATATTCTATTCCAACTAATGTTGAATTAGCAATGGCTAATATGAAACTTTTAAATTTAGAAGGTGGAGTTTTTGATACTAACTACTTTAGACAATTATCAAAATTTGGAATTCCAGCAGCTGAAAAAAACGATATATTAGCAAATTTAATAGGGCCTATGATTATAAAACAATGATTTGATTATCAAAATTTATTTAATGAAATTAGTGTTCCAGAATCAGAGCAATCAATTTATCAAAAAGGTGCAGCAATCCAAACATTCTATGCTAAATATTCAGAATCAATTGGTCTTTCAATAACAAATGACTTTAGAAATTCAACAACATCAGATAAGGATTGAGTTGAAATGTCGCAAACTGAAAAGATAAATATTTTTAATGATTCAAATGGAATGCTGCAAAAACGATATTTAGAAAATAATTTGGATATGCTTAAAAATCTTTTAAATGATCCAACAGTTGAGCTTGATTTTACAAATTATGATAATTTTAAATTTACTAATTCTGAATATACAGGTTTAGGAGAATTTAAAATCGCATCAGAACATAATTCTGAAAATGAAATTAGTGATTACTATTTAAATTTAAATTTTGATCAATTAGCAAGTGAAAATTCTGATGAAAGCCAAAAAATTGCAAAAGAAGCCATTACGGATATGTGAAAATGATTTACTTTCCTATTTAATAATCGTGTAGATCAAGCAATTATTCAGTCTGCTTTTTCACGCCCCCCTTATTCAGTAAAACAAGCAATCATTAACGCATTTAATTCTGATAATAATAATTATTCAATGGCATTTAATTTAGTTTCATATGACTCTGACTTAGAATCAATAGGGACAAAAATTAATGCTGAAAAAAATGGAAATAACTTTAAAATTTATGGAATTGATGAAGACTATAATAGATTTTTAGACTTAAGAGATACAAATAATAATGATTTAATGGATAAATTATTTAGTTCAACTGAAGCAAATGGAATTATCATTAATCAATCTCTTGCTAAATCATTAAATTTAAAAGAAGGTCAAGAAGTTGATTTAAATGTTATTCAAAACGAATTGCAAGACACTAGTTACAATGGTGAAATTGTACCTTATGAATTAAGTGATTGAGATACAAGCAGTTTATGAAGCGGAAAAGGTGGATTTAAACAAAACTCAAGAACAAACAATTTAGGAGCTAATATTATTGTTAATAAACCAGATTCAGATAGCTCAAATTCAATTAACTTTTTAACAAGTATTTCATCACCAACAGAGTATTATAGTTCAGTTTTAAACAATGAAACTATTATAGGTAATAAAATAACAAATCAAACATTTAAAGTTTTAGGCATTCAAGATGGATATGGATTATCACAAGCTTGAATTAAAAATGATGATGCAAATAAAATTCTACAATATGACAAAGTTCAAGAATATCTATGAACAAACTTTTTTTCAAAACAATGAAATAATCAGTTTGGATATACAACTTTAGATCAATTTAATAACAAAATCATTATTGAAGATAAAAATCAAGAAGAGTTAAAAATATATCAAAAAATTAAAGATTTAGATTTAACTAAAAATGGACTAAATGATTTAGATTTATTTAAAAATGAATTTATCTATCATCCTGAAACTCAAGCAAAAAAAGAACTAGGTGAATTAATATTACAAATATTTGAAAAACAGTATCCTGTATTTAACTATAAATATTCAAATAAACTTGATATTGCTGATTATAATACTGCAATGAGTGTTTCAAATGCATATGGTGATTATTCTCCAACAGCCTTAAATGGAATGGAAGCAAAATTTAGTTCAACTTATCAATCATTTGATGGTAGTGGTATAGGAACTGTAGAGTGAATATTACCAATTGACATTTCAAAAGAAATGTTAAAAGAAATTTCAGAATTAATTTTATTATTAATTGCAATTGCGATTACATTAATTCTTTCAATAACATTTGTAATCATCTTATTAACAACATCAGTTATTATTACAGATAATATAAGATTTATTTCGACAATGAGAGTTTTAGGTTATCATGATGCATATGTTGTTAAAACAGTAATTGGAATGTACTTAGTTGTTATAACAAGCATGTTCGCTGTTGGATTTGCAGTTGGATGGTTTATTTTTGCAAAAGTTTTAAATATTATGGCTTTAAACGGAACCGTTTTACCATTAATATTCCCAGTTTGATTACCAATAGTTGTATTCTTAGGAATTGTTGGTATTTATGCTGTTGCTATTTACGCAGGATATAAAAGAATTACAAAAACTAATTCAGTTAGAATATTACAAAACTCAGATATCTAG
- a CDS encoding Asp-tRNA(Asn)/Glu-tRNA(Gln) amidotransferase subunit GatC encodes MDNKKYYIELAGDSMLSFTDKEIDEIVAKENSLKQEFEKVLKIDTTNVKPLFYPYDSIHTYLRSDDDSTTIDQSVILSNAPTSEGDFVTIKKVVK; translated from the coding sequence ATGGATAATAAAAAATATTATATCGAATTAGCAGGAGATTCAATGCTAAGTTTTACAGATAAAGAAATAGATGAAATTGTTGCTAAAGAAAATAGCCTAAAGCAAGAATTTGAGAAAGTTTTAAAAATAGATACAACAAATGTTAAACCATTATTTTATCCTTATGATAGTATTCACACATACTTAAGAAGTGATGATGATTCAACAACTATTGATCAAAGTGTTATTTTAAGTAATGCTCCAACTAGTGAAGGCGATTTTGTGACAATTAAAAAGGTGGTTAAATAA